AGCTGAGGCAGATCGCTCTTCGCCATTCCCTCCCCATGCTTGAGGAACTCATCCCGCAGAAGAGTTTTCAGTAAAAGCTTTTCTTTCATCCACACCGGCATCGCCGCAAGAAACGATTGGAGGCCGGCCGGAGCGAACGCCAAATAGGTTTCCAACAGACGCTCGAACTTCACCAGCGGCTTGTCATAAAACACCAGATGCGTGATATCTCCGAAGCGAATCCCGCCTTCGCGCAAACAATAGTCGATGGCACGGTGAGGAAATCCAGGATCATGCTTCTTCCTAGTGAATCGCTCCTCTTGTGCCGCGGCGACTATCTCGCCGTCACGAACCAAACACGCGGCACTATCGTGATAGTAAGCTGATACCCCAAGAATGCATGCCATGTGTTTTCTCCAAGAATTACCGATTGAAGCCGGGAATTGTCCTATCCTACGGTGGGTCGATCATTTCGCCCAAGCAGATTCAGGAAAATTGCTTCGTAGCGGGCAGAAGCCACTTCCCATTGAAAATGCTTTCTCACGGTTTCATAACCTGCACGGCCCAGCTGTTCTGCCAGAACAGGATCAATCCAGACCTTACTGATTGCATCACGCAAGGCTTGAGGGTTTTCGGGTTCTACCAGAATCCCGTTACGGCCGTCTTCAATAATTTCAGGAATCCCACCAACGGCGGATGCCACAACCGGTTTCATACTGGAGAACGCCTCCAATATGGCAATCCCAAAGGGTTCCGCGCGAGACGGCAATACCAGAAGCGTACATTGGCGTAACAGCTTCTTGACACCGATTCGGTCTTGCGAGCCCAGAAATTTCACCTTCTGCGTCAGGTTTAACCGAGAAACTAAATCCTCAAGCTGCCCTCGAAGAGGACCATCTCCGGCCAGCCACAATTCCATCTCAGGATGAGCCTGGCCAAGCAGCTGGAACGCTTTGATCAGCACGTCCACCGCTTTTCTTGGCTGCAGCAGAGCAATACACAAAACAAAACGCCCGCTCTGCAACACATCCCACTCCTCCGTGCCAAATTCAGTGAGGTCCACCGCATTATGAATGGCAGAAGACTTGGTACGGAATCCAGGAAACCTTGCCAACGCAGCATCCAGAGTGCTCTTGGATGGAGCGACAAGCCAATCAGCGGAAGTGATCAGGATCTCAAGTGCCTTTGGATACCGCCTTTCCGGCGCTCCCCTCGGGAAAAGATCACCACCATGTACCGAGATCACAAGCTTGAACCGGCAAAAATGGCGAAGCAACGAGAAGTAGACCCCGGACCCAATAGGGTAGTGAATATTTACGATATCGATATCATGTCGAGCCAGTAACGTCCTCAGTTGATGGAGGGTATGGAAGAGATAGAATGCAAATCCCAAAACAGATTTTACTGGAGATTCAGGAACAAAGGGATTCCGAAGATTGAGTTCGTATCCCGGGAAATTCCACTTTGTAACAGTCGCTTTCAACGAAGACGCTTCCCCGGGATGAAGAAACCAGATATGGTGCCCGGCCTTCTGCAGCTGACGAGCCACATTCCCCACGACCGAGGCCACGCCGCCAACCTCTTGATCCCATGGCACGACCAGCAGCACATTCATCGGCACTCTCCGCGCGGATTTATCGGAGACCGTTTTACCTCTGCAATCGTTGACTCCCACCGTTGGATCATCACATCCAAACCGAACTCCTTGCGAGCAACCTCCTGCCCGCGTAAGGCAACGTCATCCAATACTGCAGGGTTGCTAATAAACTCCGTGAGACGGCGCGCGAGCGTGCCAGAGTCTGCTTTGGGAATGAGTGGCAAATCGGCAAGCTTGGCGACCTCGATTGCACCGCCACTCCCCGTGGTCAGAACCGCACAACCGGCCAACATCGCCTCAACCATCACAAGGGGAAGACCTTCTTCTCTGGTACTCACAAAAACCAGAATGTCATGACATTTGTACACTTCTGGCATGCGATCGTGCGGAACCTTTCCAAGAAACGTGACAGCCTCGGTCAAGCCCAATTCCTGAACACGCCTTCGGATGCCGTCAAGATACTCACCGGGATTATCCCCGGCAATTGAGAGCGTCAGGCGGGAACGGAGCTGCGGAGGTACTTGCCCAAATGCTTCCACAGCCGTATGCAACCCACGGTCTAGAGTAATTTGCCCCGCATAGAGAAGTCGTATCGGGCCTTCCATGCCATGGCGACGCACGGGGGCTAGAAAATGGTCAATCGGCACACCGCCAAAAATGACTTCAGAAGAGAGGAACGTGAGACCAGCA
This window of the Nitrospira lenta genome carries:
- a CDS encoding glycosyltransferase family 4 protein — translated: MKILMVSNFYPPHYRGGYEVRCKQVAETMQQRGHEVRVLTSVYGLPMDFSGGFHRATEEIEGVRVDRWLDIYAYGPQPPSRPWTLVHARRQLADARRFAKILSGFKPDIVNWWSMNGLSMNLLPMPAEKHIPDIHWIEHPWMINEYGVAGEKVAPFWEGLWDGSWGAKPIQPLLRWFGRRWERQIASEGIPTRQFPNQPRHMVFVSEFLRTLYRDAGLTFLSSEVIFGGVPIDHFLAPVRRHGMEGPIRLLYAGQITLDRGLHTAVEAFGQVPPQLRSRLTLSIAGDNPGEYLDGIRRRVQELGLTEAVTFLGKVPHDRMPEVYKCHDILVFVSTREEGLPLVMVEAMLAGCAVLTTGSGGAIEVAKLADLPLIPKADSGTLARRLTEFISNPAVLDDVALRGQEVARKEFGLDVMIQRWESTIAEVKRSPINPRGECR
- a CDS encoding glycosyltransferase family 4 protein, translated to MNVLLVVPWDQEVGGVASVVGNVARQLQKAGHHIWFLHPGEASSLKATVTKWNFPGYELNLRNPFVPESPVKSVLGFAFYLFHTLHQLRTLLARHDIDIVNIHYPIGSGVYFSLLRHFCRFKLVISVHGGDLFPRGAPERRYPKALEILITSADWLVAPSKSTLDAALARFPGFRTKSSAIHNAVDLTEFGTEEWDVLQSGRFVLCIALLQPRKAVDVLIKAFQLLGQAHPEMELWLAGDGPLRGQLEDLVSRLNLTQKVKFLGSQDRIGVKKLLRQCTLLVLPSRAEPFGIAILEAFSSMKPVVASAVGGIPEIIEDGRNGILVEPENPQALRDAISKVWIDPVLAEQLGRAGYETVRKHFQWEVASARYEAIFLNLLGRNDRPTVG